The Pseudomonas fluorescens genome includes a window with the following:
- a CDS encoding CoA transferase subunit A, giving the protein MAGFDKRVSSYEEALEGLKDGMTVIAGGFGLCGIPENLIAEIKRKGIRDLTVVSNNCGVDGFGLGVLLEDRQIRKVVASYVGENALFEQQLLSGEIEVVLTPQGTLAEKMRAGGAGIPAFFTATGVGTPVAEGKEVREFHGRQYLMEESITGDFAIVKGWKADHFGNVIYRHTAQNFNPLAATAGKITVVEVEEIVEPGELDPTQIHTPGIYVDRVICGTFEKRIEQRTVRK; this is encoded by the coding sequence ATGGCAGGTTTCGACAAACGCGTGAGTTCTTATGAAGAAGCGCTGGAAGGCTTGAAAGACGGCATGACCGTCATCGCCGGCGGCTTTGGCCTGTGCGGTATCCCGGAAAACCTGATCGCCGAGATCAAGCGCAAGGGCATCCGCGACCTCACCGTGGTGTCCAACAACTGCGGCGTCGACGGCTTCGGCCTCGGCGTACTGCTGGAAGACCGGCAAATCCGCAAGGTGGTCGCCTCCTATGTCGGCGAAAACGCCCTCTTCGAGCAGCAACTGCTGAGCGGCGAAATCGAAGTCGTGCTCACCCCCCAAGGCACCCTCGCTGAAAAAATGCGCGCCGGCGGCGCCGGCATCCCGGCCTTCTTCACCGCCACTGGCGTCGGTACGCCAGTGGCCGAAGGCAAGGAAGTGCGTGAATTCCATGGCCGCCAGTACCTGATGGAAGAATCCATCACCGGCGACTTCGCCATCGTCAAGGGCTGGAAGGCCGACCATTTCGGCAATGTCATCTATCGCCACACCGCGCAGAACTTCAATCCGCTGGCCGCCACGGCGGGCAAGATCACGGTGGTGGAAGTCGAAGAAATCGTCGAACCCGGCGAGCTGGACCCGACGCAGATCCACACCCCTGGCATCTACGTCGACCGGGTCATTTGCGGCACGTTCGAAAAACGTATCGAACAGCGCACCGTGCGCAAGTGA
- a CDS encoding CoA transferase subunit B — MALSREQMAQRVAREMQDGYYVNLGIGIPTLVANYIPEGMEVMLQSENGLLGMGAFPTEAEVDADMINAGKQTVTARIGASIFSSAESFAMIRGGHIDLTVLGAFEVDVEGNIASWMIPGKLVKGMGGAMDLVAGAENIIVTMTHASKDGESKLLPRCSLPLTGAGCIKRVLTDLAYLEIQDGAFILKERAPGVSVEEIVAKTAGKLIVPDHVPEMQFAAQ, encoded by the coding sequence ATGGCACTTTCCCGCGAACAAATGGCTCAACGCGTCGCCCGCGAAATGCAGGACGGCTACTACGTGAACCTGGGCATCGGCATTCCGACCCTGGTCGCCAACTACATTCCCGAAGGCATGGAAGTCATGCTGCAATCGGAAAACGGCTTGCTCGGCATGGGCGCATTCCCCACCGAAGCCGAAGTCGATGCCGACATGATCAACGCCGGCAAGCAAACCGTCACCGCGCGCATTGGCGCCTCGATCTTCTCCTCGGCCGAATCGTTTGCCATGATCCGCGGCGGCCACATCGACCTGACCGTGCTTGGCGCGTTCGAAGTGGACGTCGAAGGTAACATTGCCTCCTGGATGATTCCTGGCAAGCTGGTCAAGGGCATGGGCGGCGCGATGGACCTGGTGGCCGGCGCCGAGAACATCATTGTCACCATGACCCATGCGTCCAAGGACGGCGAGTCGAAACTGCTGCCGCGTTGCAGCCTGCCGCTGACCGGCGCCGGGTGCATCAAGCGGGTGCTGACCGACCTGGCCTACCTGGAAATCCAGGATGGCGCCTTCATTTTGAAGGAACGTGCCCCTGGCGTCAGCGTCGAGGAAATCGTCGCCAAGACCGCCGGCAAATTGATCGTGCCGGACCACGTGCCTGAAATGCAGTTCGCTGCCCAGTGA
- a CDS encoding acetyl-CoA C-acetyltransferase: MQEVVIVAATRTAIGSFQGSLASIPAPELGAAVIRHLLEQTGLSGEQVDEVILGQVLTAGSGQNPARQASILAGLPHAVPALTLNKVCGSGLKALHLGAQAIRCGDAEVIIAGGMENMSLAPYVLPAARTGLRMGHAKMIDSMITDGLWDAFNDYHMGITAENLVDKYGISREEQDAFAAASQQKAVAAIEGGRFADEITPILIPQRKGDPVAFATDEQPRAGTTAESLGKLKPAFKKDGSVTAGNASSLNDGAAAVILMSAEKAKALGLPVLAKISAYANAGVDPAIMGIGPVSATRRCLDKAGWSLDQLDLIEANEAFAAQSLAVARELKWDMDKVNVNGGAIALGHPIGASGCRVLVSLLHEMIKRDAKKGLATLCIGGGQGVALALERA; encoded by the coding sequence ATGCAAGAAGTCGTGATTGTCGCCGCTACCCGTACCGCCATCGGCAGTTTCCAGGGTTCGCTGGCTTCCATTCCCGCGCCGGAACTCGGTGCAGCGGTGATTCGGCACCTGCTGGAGCAAACCGGCCTGTCCGGTGAGCAGGTCGATGAAGTGATCCTCGGCCAGGTGCTGACGGCGGGCTCCGGGCAAAACCCGGCTCGCCAGGCGTCGATCCTCGCTGGCCTGCCGCATGCGGTGCCGGCGTTGACCCTGAACAAGGTCTGCGGTTCGGGACTCAAGGCGTTGCACCTGGGCGCCCAGGCGATTCGTTGTGGCGACGCCGAAGTGATCATTGCCGGTGGCATGGAGAACATGAGCCTGGCCCCGTACGTGTTACCGGCCGCCCGCACCGGCCTGCGCATGGGCCACGCGAAAATGATCGACAGCATGATCACCGATGGCCTGTGGGATGCGTTCAACGATTACCACATGGGCATCACCGCCGAGAACCTGGTGGACAAGTACGGCATCAGCCGTGAAGAACAGGATGCCTTTGCCGCCGCGTCCCAGCAGAAAGCCGTCGCCGCCATCGAGGGCGGCCGCTTCGCCGATGAAATCACACCGATCCTGATCCCCCAGCGCAAGGGCGATCCCGTGGCGTTCGCCACTGACGAGCAACCGCGCGCCGGCACCACCGCCGAATCCTTGGGCAAGCTCAAGCCTGCCTTCAAGAAGGACGGCAGCGTCACTGCGGGCAATGCGTCCTCGCTCAACGATGGCGCCGCCGCAGTGATCCTGATGAGCGCCGAAAAAGCCAAGGCCCTGGGCCTGCCGGTGCTGGCGAAAATCAGTGCCTACGCCAATGCCGGCGTTGACCCGGCGATCATGGGCATCGGCCCCGTCTCGGCCACCCGCCGCTGCCTGGACAAGGCTGGCTGGTCGTTGGACCAACTGGACCTGATCGAAGCCAACGAAGCCTTCGCCGCCCAGTCGCTGGCGGTGGCCCGGGAACTGAAATGGGATATGGACAAGGTCAACGTCAACGGCGGCGCCATCGCCCTGGGTCACCCCATCGGTGCGTCGGGCTGCCGCGTGCTGGTGTCGCTCCTGCATGAAATGATCAAGCGCGACGCCAAGAAAGGCCTCGCCACCCTGTGCATCGGCGGCGGCCAGGGCGTGGCCTTGGCCCTGGAACGCGCCTGA
- a CDS encoding FadR/GntR family transcriptional regulator: MQDTEAPLRKRTHNLAHDLVAKLSQSILLGQLKPGEKLPSEGAIVQEHGVSRTVVREAISKLQASGLVETRHGIGTFVLEQSDEPGLRLNVDTAAGVRGILELRLGLETQAAALAAQRRSERQLQQMRQALDDYQRLFSNNDSCVEADRRFHLLIAEATDNTCFVEIMQHLGSAMIPRTRVNVAERGQADLGKLAQLANLEHEAIFNAIKRQDPDAARAAMWLHLTNSRDRFGART; the protein is encoded by the coding sequence ATGCAAGACACTGAAGCCCCGCTGCGCAAGCGCACCCACAACCTGGCCCATGACTTGGTGGCGAAGCTCAGCCAGAGCATTCTGCTGGGGCAGCTGAAGCCGGGGGAGAAGCTGCCATCGGAAGGGGCCATCGTGCAGGAGCATGGGGTCAGTCGTACGGTGGTGCGCGAGGCGATTTCCAAGCTGCAAGCCTCGGGACTGGTGGAGACCCGCCACGGCATCGGCACCTTTGTGCTGGAGCAGAGCGACGAGCCCGGGCTGCGCCTCAATGTCGACACCGCTGCCGGTGTGCGGGGCATCCTGGAGTTGCGCCTGGGCCTGGAAACCCAGGCGGCCGCCTTGGCGGCCCAGCGTCGTAGCGAGCGCCAGTTGCAGCAGATGCGCCAGGCGCTGGATGACTATCAGCGGTTGTTCAGCAACAACGACAGTTGCGTCGAAGCCGATCGGCGTTTTCATCTGCTTATCGCCGAGGCCACGGACAACACCTGTTTCGTCGAAATCATGCAGCACCTGGGCAGTGCGATGATTCCCAGGACCCGAGTGAACGTGGCCGAGCGCGGCCAGGCTGACCTGGGCAAGCTGGCACAACTGGCCAACCTCGAGCACGAGGCGATCTTCAACGCCATCAAGCGCCAAGACCCCGACGCCGCCCGCGCCGCCATGTGGCTGCACCTGACCAACAGCCGTGACCGGTTTGGTGCGCGGACCTGA